The Streptomyces camelliae genome window below encodes:
- a CDS encoding DoxX family protein, whose product MNAGLLVLRLVTGLLIAGHGVQKVSFRLGGHGLAGGTEEFRHDGFRGGRLTAIVAGGSQIGAGLFLAAGLLTPLAAMAAMGVMTVAGTVKRPKGLWVQNDGYEYPLVLVAVSAALALTGPGRWSLDQALGVTPWPLWVVLPAIVVGPVSGLLTRVVLHRPPAATERKRYAQAAE is encoded by the coding sequence ATGAACGCTGGACTGCTGGTCCTCCGGCTGGTGACGGGACTCCTCATCGCCGGTCACGGAGTTCAGAAGGTGAGCTTCCGGCTAGGAGGCCACGGCTTGGCGGGCGGGACCGAGGAGTTCCGCCACGACGGGTTCCGCGGCGGTCGGCTGACGGCGATCGTCGCGGGAGGCAGCCAGATCGGTGCCGGCCTGTTCCTGGCGGCCGGACTGCTCACGCCTCTGGCCGCGATGGCGGCCATGGGGGTGATGACGGTCGCGGGCACCGTCAAACGGCCCAAGGGCCTGTGGGTGCAGAACGACGGCTACGAGTACCCGCTGGTCCTCGTCGCCGTCTCCGCGGCGCTGGCGCTCACCGGGCCCGGCCGCTGGTCGCTCGACCAGGCGCTGGGCGTCACGCCCTGGCCGCTGTGGGTGGTACTCCCCGCGATTGTGGTCGGCCCGGTGAGCGGACTGCTCACCCGCGTCGTGCTGCACCGTCCGCCCGCCGCAACGGAAAGGAAGCGGTATGCGCAGGCTGCTGAATGA
- a CDS encoding pyruvate dehydrogenase, with protein sequence MAKQTIAEQYVDLMARAGVRRMYGVVGDSLNPVVDAVRRHDGVEWVQVRHEEVAAFAAGAEAQLTGRLAACAGSCGPGNLHLINGLYDAHRSMAPVLALAAHIPSGEIGTGYFQETHPDRLFAECSHYSELISSPRQMPRVVQTAIQHAVGRRGVSVVALSGDTAAEDSPDSAPELAMPLDLPAIRPSDHEIARLTELVNSAERVMVFCGRGVAGAHTEVMSFAEKVKAPVGHALRGKEHIQYDNPYDVGMSGLLGYGAAYEAMHECDLLLLLGTDFPYTDFLPRHVRTVQVDVQPERLGRRTQLDFAVWGDVRETLRCLTPAVREKTSRRFLDRVLERHAHALEGAVNAYTRNVGKHTPIHPEYVAAVLDEEAADDAVFTVDTGMCCVWAARYLTPNGRRRILGSFVHGSMANALPQAIGAQFLDRGRQVVSLSGDGGFSMLMGDFLTLVQYGLPVKVVVFNNSSLGMVDLEMMVDGLPPHATTYPHTDYAAIATAAGARGIRVEKPGEVRDALREAFTHEGPALVDVVTDPAALAVPPKITTEQISGFALSASRTVLTGGVGRMVHLARANVRNIPRP encoded by the coding sequence ATGGCCAAGCAGACCATTGCCGAACAGTACGTCGACCTCATGGCCCGTGCCGGTGTGCGCCGCATGTACGGCGTGGTCGGGGACAGCCTGAACCCGGTCGTCGACGCGGTCAGACGGCACGACGGGGTGGAGTGGGTCCAGGTCCGCCACGAGGAGGTCGCCGCGTTCGCCGCCGGTGCGGAGGCCCAGCTCACCGGGCGGCTGGCCGCCTGCGCGGGCTCCTGCGGGCCGGGCAACCTGCATCTGATCAACGGCCTGTACGACGCCCACCGCTCGATGGCGCCCGTGCTCGCGCTGGCCGCCCACATACCCAGCGGTGAGATCGGCACCGGCTACTTCCAGGAGACCCACCCCGACCGGCTGTTCGCCGAGTGCAGCCACTACTCGGAGCTGATCTCCTCCCCGCGTCAGATGCCGCGCGTGGTGCAGACGGCGATCCAGCACGCCGTCGGCCGACGCGGCGTCTCGGTCGTGGCACTCTCCGGCGACACGGCTGCCGAGGACTCACCGGACTCGGCGCCCGAACTCGCCATGCCCCTGGACCTGCCCGCCATCCGCCCGAGCGACCACGAGATCGCCCGGCTCACGGAACTTGTGAACAGCGCCGAGCGCGTCATGGTGTTCTGCGGCCGGGGCGTCGCCGGCGCCCACACCGAGGTGATGTCCTTCGCCGAGAAGGTCAAGGCGCCGGTCGGACACGCGCTGCGCGGCAAGGAGCACATCCAGTACGACAACCCGTACGACGTCGGCATGTCCGGTCTGCTCGGCTACGGTGCCGCGTACGAGGCCATGCACGAGTGCGACCTGCTGCTGCTCCTCGGCACGGACTTCCCGTACACCGATTTTCTGCCCCGCCATGTACGGACCGTCCAGGTCGACGTACAGCCCGAGCGGCTGGGGCGGCGCACCCAGCTCGACTTCGCCGTCTGGGGAGACGTACGCGAGACCCTGCGGTGCCTGACCCCAGCGGTGCGGGAGAAGACCTCGCGCCGCTTCCTCGACCGCGTGCTGGAGCGGCACGCGCACGCCCTCGAAGGCGCCGTGAACGCCTACACCCGCAACGTCGGGAAGCACACCCCGATCCACCCCGAGTACGTGGCCGCGGTCCTCGATGAAGAGGCCGCCGACGACGCGGTGTTCACCGTGGACACGGGCATGTGCTGTGTGTGGGCGGCGCGTTATCTGACACCGAACGGCCGCCGCCGCATCCTCGGTTCGTTCGTGCACGGGTCGATGGCCAACGCGCTGCCCCAGGCCATCGGCGCCCAGTTCCTCGACCGCGGCCGGCAGGTCGTCTCCCTCTCCGGCGACGGCGGGTTCTCCATGCTGATGGGCGACTTCCTGACCCTCGTCCAGTACGGCCTGCCGGTGAAGGTGGTCGTCTTCAACAACTCCTCCCTGGGCATGGTCGACCTGGAGATGATGGTCGACGGCCTGCCGCCGCACGCCACGACCTACCCGCACACCGACTACGCCGCCATCGCCACGGCGGCCGGGGCGCGCGGTATCCGGGTGGAGAAGCCCGGCGAGGTGCGCGACGCCCTGCGCGAGGCCTTCACCCATGAGGGGCCCGCGCTGGTCGACGTCGTCACCGATCCCGCCGCGCTGGCCGTTCCCCCGAAGATCACCACCGAGCAGATCAGCGGCTTCGCGCTGTCGGCGAGCCGGACGGTCCTGACCGGAGGCGTCGGCCGCATGGTGCACCTGGCCCGGGCCAACGTGCGCAACATTCCGCGTCCCTGA
- a CDS encoding low temperature requirement protein A has product MMGRNPGEPHRSATSLELLFDLCFVVAVAQASTSLREALTEGDYTGGGLRFALVFFTIWWAWMNFTWFASAYDPDDVPYRLTVLVQITGSLVLAAGVRRAFEDGDLYVITLGYVVLRTALAALWLRAALSDPARRSTTLRFAVGVSVCQLGWVGLLLVPVPARLPGIVVMILAEVAVPVCAQSAGMTPWHPHHIAERYELFTLIVLGESVAAATVAVRSAFDRRHDTGSLYVLAAGGLLMAYAMWWLYFARPAHTLLATTHRSHRRRFPWAYGRYLIFASGDRRGRRSGRVRRSRHASYRDLTGFRRRRGHRSGGRFPDHGLDGAPAATPTERGRAHSVSPRRGRCPGGRLVAGTRARRRCGADEPGRGGHGAAPVTGAGRPALTHDERAARTDAGKGVRPRGPASRPSV; this is encoded by the coding sequence ATGATGGGCCGCAACCCCGGCGAGCCGCACCGGTCCGCCACCTCGCTGGAGCTGCTCTTCGACCTGTGCTTCGTGGTCGCGGTGGCGCAGGCCTCCACGAGCCTGCGCGAGGCTCTGACGGAAGGGGACTACACAGGCGGTGGGCTGCGCTTCGCGCTGGTCTTCTTCACCATCTGGTGGGCCTGGATGAACTTCACCTGGTTCGCCTCCGCCTACGACCCGGACGATGTCCCGTACCGGCTGACGGTGCTGGTGCAGATCACTGGATCGCTCGTCCTCGCCGCCGGCGTGCGCCGCGCGTTCGAGGACGGTGATCTGTACGTCATCACGCTCGGGTACGTCGTGCTGCGGACGGCGCTGGCCGCGCTGTGGTTGCGTGCCGCGCTGTCCGATCCCGCCCGGCGGAGCACCACGCTGCGCTTCGCCGTCGGGGTATCGGTCTGCCAGCTCGGCTGGGTGGGGTTGCTCCTCGTCCCTGTGCCGGCGCGGCTGCCCGGCATCGTGGTGATGATCCTGGCCGAGGTGGCCGTTCCCGTGTGCGCGCAGTCCGCCGGGATGACGCCTTGGCATCCGCACCACATCGCCGAGCGCTACGAACTGTTCACCCTCATCGTCCTCGGCGAGTCCGTCGCGGCTGCCACCGTCGCCGTCCGCAGCGCCTTCGACCGGCGTCACGACACCGGTTCGCTGTATGTGCTGGCGGCCGGCGGCCTGCTCATGGCCTACGCCATGTGGTGGCTGTACTTCGCCCGACCCGCACACACGCTGCTCGCCACGACGCACCGATCCCATCGCAGGAGATTCCCCTGGGCCTACGGCCGCTACCTGATCTTCGCATCGGGCGACCGCCGAGGGCGCCGGTCTGGCCGCGTACGCCGATCACGTCACGCGTCGTACCGGGACCTCACCGGCTTCCGCCGGCGCCGCGGTCACCGTTCCGGCGGCCGTTTTCCTGATCACGGTCTGGATGGTGCACCTGCGGCCACACCAACGGAGCGTGGCCGAGCGCATTCTGTTTCCCCTCGCCGCGGCCGGTGTCCTGGCGGCCGCCTGGTCGCCGGCACCCGCGCTCGTCGCCGGTGTGGTGCTGACGAGCCTGGTCGCGGTGGTCACGGTGCCGCGCCGGTGACCGGGGCTGGGCGCCCGGCCCTGACGCATGACGAAAGGGCCGCGCGGACGGACGCCGGAAAGGGAGTCCGTCCGCGCGGCCCCGCGTCGCGCCCCTCGGTGTGA
- a CDS encoding XdhC family protein, whose amino-acid sequence MRHLAPHLLEWQAAGAPYAIAGVVAVRGNAPLKPGAALCVRADGTALGSVPGSCVEGAVYDLAREVLASKQPRFVSFGYSDDDALTAGLTCGGEIDVFVQGVDEDLARVLAAAHLAAAARRPVVVARVMSGLDGQPGGAVAVWKEGHLGSTGSADLDLAVLADARLMLSEDVTAVRAYDIGAHGEPQVLFEAWSPQPRLLIFGADAHAAAVSQIGAFLGYHVTVCDARATFTTPERFPHAHEVVVDWPHRYLAGVATDRRTVVCVMTHDPKFDIPVLTEALGRPLAYVGALGSRRTQARRIRDLAEAGVSPEAMARLHAPVGLDLGASTPQETAVAFAAELIAVRSGRSLSLLDGPIHPTAGADRVGHTMARDRCTA is encoded by the coding sequence ATGCGACACCTGGCGCCCCACCTGCTGGAGTGGCAGGCCGCCGGAGCCCCCTACGCCATCGCCGGCGTCGTCGCCGTCCGGGGCAACGCGCCGCTGAAACCCGGGGCGGCGCTGTGCGTCCGAGCCGACGGCACAGCCCTCGGCAGTGTGCCAGGAAGCTGCGTCGAAGGCGCCGTGTACGACCTGGCCCGTGAGGTGCTGGCCTCGAAACAGCCTCGGTTCGTGTCCTTCGGATACTCCGACGACGACGCGTTGACGGCTGGCCTGACGTGCGGAGGCGAGATCGACGTCTTCGTCCAGGGCGTGGACGAAGACCTGGCGCGGGTCCTCGCCGCCGCCCATCTGGCCGCGGCGGCGAGGCGTCCGGTCGTCGTGGCGCGGGTGATGTCGGGACTCGACGGACAGCCCGGCGGTGCCGTCGCCGTCTGGAAGGAGGGGCACCTGGGCAGCACCGGCAGCGCCGATCTGGACCTCGCCGTCCTCGCCGATGCCCGCCTGATGCTCAGCGAGGACGTCACCGCCGTACGGGCCTACGACATCGGCGCGCACGGCGAGCCCCAGGTTCTGTTCGAGGCCTGGTCCCCGCAGCCGCGGCTGCTGATATTTGGGGCCGACGCCCACGCCGCCGCCGTGAGCCAGATCGGCGCGTTCCTCGGGTACCACGTCACGGTGTGCGACGCCCGCGCCACCTTCACCACGCCCGAACGCTTCCCGCACGCCCACGAGGTCGTGGTCGACTGGCCCCACAGGTACCTGGCAGGTGTGGCGACCGATCGCAGGACCGTGGTGTGCGTGATGACGCACGACCCGAAGTTCGACATCCCGGTTCTCACCGAGGCGCTCGGCCGTCCGCTGGCCTATGTGGGTGCTCTCGGGTCCCGGCGCACCCAGGCACGAAGGATCCGCGATCTCGCGGAGGCCGGTGTGTCCCCCGAGGCCATGGCGCGGTTGCACGCGCCCGTCGGCCTCGACCTGGGCGCGTCGACGCCGCAGGAGACGGCCGTGGCCTTCGCGGCGGAACTCATCGCGGTGCGCAGTGGCCGTTCGCTCTCCTTGCTGGACGGGCCCATTCACCCGACAGCGGGTGCGGATCGCGTCGGCCACACCATGGCCAGGGATCGGTGCACTGCCTGA
- a CDS encoding hydrolase yields the protein MVNVSEVTAAPSPDLLTPDNCAVLFIDHQPQMFFGTGSGDRTAIINSTVGLAKAAKAFDVPVVLSTVAAESFSGPIMPQLPEVFPDQKIIDRTTMNAWEDVNFVEAVKATGRKKLVIAGLWTEVCVVLPVLSALAQGYEVYVVTDASGGVSPQAHEHAIQRMVQGGAVPVTWVQVLLELQRDWARGETYMSVMDVVKEHAGAYGLGVVYAQAVIGAHAAG from the coding sequence ATGGTCAACGTCTCCGAGGTCACCGCGGCCCCCAGCCCCGACCTGCTCACCCCGGACAACTGCGCGGTGCTGTTCATCGACCACCAGCCGCAGATGTTCTTCGGCACCGGCAGCGGTGACCGCACCGCGATCATCAACTCGACCGTGGGCCTGGCGAAGGCCGCCAAGGCGTTCGACGTGCCGGTCGTGCTGAGCACCGTGGCCGCCGAGTCCTTCTCCGGCCCGATCATGCCGCAGCTGCCCGAGGTCTTCCCGGACCAGAAGATCATCGACCGCACCACGATGAACGCCTGGGAGGACGTCAACTTCGTCGAGGCGGTCAAGGCCACCGGCCGTAAGAAGCTGGTCATCGCCGGCCTGTGGACCGAGGTCTGTGTCGTCCTGCCCGTGCTCTCCGCCCTCGCGCAGGGCTACGAGGTCTACGTGGTCACCGACGCGTCCGGCGGCGTCAGCCCGCAGGCCCACGAGCACGCCATCCAGCGCATGGTCCAGGGCGGCGCGGTGCCGGTGACCTGGGTGCAGGTGCTGCTGGAGCTCCAGCGTGACTGGGCCCGCGGTGAGACCTACATGTCGGTCATGGACGTGGTGAAGGAGCACGCCGGCGCCTACGGCCTCGGCGTGGTCTACGCGCAGGCCGTCATCGGGGCCCACGCCGCCGGCTGA
- a CDS encoding YoaK family protein encodes MRRLLNDAVRTLVPPRGDRHGPLPPLMLTLTVVTGLVDAVSYLALGHVFVANMTGNVVFLGFALVGAANLSALASVVALAAFLVGALAGGRLGTRFATHRGNLLKTATALQTVLVAVTVAAAAVTDGRVTTGVQYTLIVFLGLGMGLQNAVARRLGVPDLTTTVLTLTLTGLAADSTPAGGAAPRPGRRILSVLAMLLGAFVGAQLVLHGHLVLTLSLALLLLAATSATTHRLSAAAPDWTRSPS; translated from the coding sequence ATGCGCAGGCTGCTGAATGACGCGGTACGCACACTTGTACCGCCCAGAGGGGACCGCCACGGCCCGTTGCCTCCCCTGATGCTGACGCTGACGGTGGTCACCGGTCTGGTCGACGCGGTGAGCTATCTGGCGCTCGGGCACGTCTTCGTCGCCAACATGACCGGCAATGTGGTGTTTCTCGGATTCGCGCTGGTGGGCGCCGCGAACCTGTCGGCGCTCGCCTCGGTCGTCGCGCTGGCGGCGTTTCTCGTCGGCGCGCTCGCCGGGGGCAGACTCGGCACCCGGTTCGCGACGCACCGCGGAAACCTGCTGAAGACGGCCACCGCCCTGCAGACGGTGCTGGTCGCCGTCACCGTGGCCGCCGCCGCGGTCACCGACGGACGGGTCACCACCGGTGTCCAGTACACCCTGATCGTGTTCCTCGGGCTCGGCATGGGCTTGCAGAACGCGGTCGCCCGGCGCCTCGGCGTCCCGGACCTCACCACGACGGTACTCACCCTGACCCTGACCGGGCTGGCCGCGGACTCCACCCCCGCCGGCGGCGCGGCGCCGCGGCCCGGCCGCCGGATCCTGTCCGTGCTGGCGATGCTCCTCGGCGCCTTCGTCGGAGCCCAACTGGTTCTCCACGGCCATCTCGTGCTCACCCTGAGCCTGGCCCTGCTGCTCCTCGCCGCAACCTCCGCGACCACCCACCGCCTCTCGGCCGCCGCCCCGGACTGGACCCGGTCACCGTCCTGA
- a CDS encoding Dps family protein, with protein MTTNPPSAHGSQPWLHQKGEVIQEFGTVKQFPVALSYEARMYSCQRLNKVLANTQILYGLYKKHHWLMRGATFYQLHLVLDKHAGEQLEIIDTIAERVQSLGGVAVGDPRHVAEITSIPRPPDGVEEVPAMLSRLLEAHETILIDAHDATARTAECGDDGTIDLLVSQVIRTGERQAWFLAEHLVDTPLVRA; from the coding sequence ATGACCACCAACCCCCCATCCGCCCACGGCAGCCAGCCCTGGCTGCACCAGAAGGGCGAGGTGATCCAGGAGTTCGGGACCGTCAAGCAGTTCCCGGTCGCCCTGTCCTACGAGGCGCGGATGTACTCCTGCCAGCGCCTGAACAAGGTCCTCGCGAACACGCAGATCCTCTACGGCCTCTACAAGAAGCACCACTGGCTGATGCGCGGCGCCACCTTCTACCAGTTGCACCTGGTCCTGGACAAGCACGCCGGCGAACAGCTGGAGATCATCGACACCATCGCCGAACGCGTCCAGTCGCTGGGCGGCGTGGCGGTGGGAGATCCGCGGCACGTCGCCGAGATCACGTCGATCCCGCGGCCCCCGGACGGGGTGGAGGAGGTGCCGGCCATGCTGTCCCGGCTGCTGGAGGCCCACGAGACCATACTCATCGACGCCCACGACGCCACCGCACGGACCGCCGAGTGCGGTGACGACGGCACCATCGACCTGCTGGTCTCCCAAGTGATCCGGACCGGGGAACGGCAGGCGTGGTTCCTGGCCGAGCATCTGGTCGACACACCGCTGGTGCGTGCCTGA
- a CDS encoding alpha/beta hydrolase, which translates to MSDAVEPVQPVLEPAAAAFAEATANPPYLFDLPPAEGRKAVDEVQSGEITKPQIDEEWITVSGGPTGSVRARIVKPAGAEGTLPVILYIHGAGWVFGNAHTHDRLVRELAVGANAAVVFPEYDLSPEVRYPVAIEQNYTVARWVVEQGASKGLDGSRLAVAGDSVGGNMTAALTLMAKERGGLPLVQQVLFYPVTDANFDTGSYHQFATGYFLRRDGMQWFWDQYTTDEADRAQITASPLRATTEQLTGLPPALVITGEADVLRDEGEAYANKLREAGVPVTAVRFQGIIHDFVMLNALRETHAAEAAITLATGTLRSALHAG; encoded by the coding sequence ATGTCCGACGCCGTAGAGCCGGTCCAGCCGGTCCTGGAGCCGGCCGCAGCCGCGTTCGCCGAGGCCACGGCCAACCCGCCCTACCTCTTCGACCTGCCCCCGGCGGAGGGCCGCAAGGCGGTCGACGAGGTGCAGTCCGGCGAGATCACCAAGCCGCAGATCGACGAGGAGTGGATCACGGTCTCCGGCGGTCCGACGGGCAGTGTCCGGGCCCGCATCGTCAAGCCGGCCGGCGCCGAGGGGACCCTGCCGGTGATCCTCTACATCCACGGCGCGGGCTGGGTGTTCGGCAACGCCCACACCCACGACCGCCTGGTGCGCGAACTCGCCGTCGGCGCGAACGCCGCCGTGGTGTTCCCCGAGTACGACCTGTCCCCCGAAGTCCGCTACCCGGTCGCCATCGAGCAGAACTACACGGTCGCGCGGTGGGTTGTCGAGCAGGGCGCTTCCAAGGGCCTCGACGGCTCCCGGCTGGCGGTGGCCGGCGACTCCGTCGGCGGCAACATGACCGCTGCGCTGACCCTGATGGCCAAGGAACGCGGCGGCCTCCCGCTCGTCCAGCAGGTGCTGTTCTACCCGGTGACCGACGCGAACTTCGACACCGGCTCCTACCACCAGTTCGCCACCGGCTACTTCCTGCGCCGCGACGGCATGCAGTGGTTCTGGGACCAGTACACGACCGACGAGGCCGATCGCGCCCAGATCACCGCCTCCCCCCTGCGCGCCACCACCGAGCAGCTCACCGGGCTGCCTCCGGCCCTGGTGATCACCGGTGAGGCCGACGTGCTCCGCGACGAGGGCGAGGCCTACGCCAACAAGCTGCGCGAGGCCGGCGTCCCGGTCACCGCGGTGCGCTTCCAGGGCATCATCCACGACTTCGTGATGCTCAACGCCCTGCGCGAGACCCACGCCGCCGAGGCGGCCATCACGCTGGCCACCGGCACCCTGCGCAGCGCGCTGCACGCCGGCTGA
- a CDS encoding FAD-dependent oxidoreductase: MSTNEQADVVVVGLGPGGEYVAGTPAEAGLAWWGEAELVGGECPCWACVSGKMMIRAGNLLAEAGRVSAFAGVAAVTPDRARVTGRIRDAATDNWNDKVAADRFEAKGGRLVRGTGRLAGPRRVMVGDRTFEARRGVVLVTGTRPRIPSAPGLAGTPYWTNRDAMAAKELPASMVVLGGGAIGVELAQVFARFTCAVTVIEGQDRLLSAERLLEIAVRDILGQPGPDADYRALPRVTFTDPEIGAVGLTERQARAQGLCVRTSVVTVASSTRGWIHGPGNEGFIKLVADADRGVLVGATSAGPAGGEVLYGLNVAVHAEVPVARLQHMIYTCPAFHRTIEAALGALR; this comes from the coding sequence ATGAGTACGAACGAGCAGGCGGACGTGGTGGTCGTCGGGCTGGGGCCTGGCGGCGAGTACGTCGCCGGCACGCCGGCCGAAGCGGGACTGGCGTGGTGGGGGGAGGCGGAACTCGTCGGAGGCGAGTGTCCGTGCTGGGCATGCGTGTCCGGCAAGATGATGATCCGGGCCGGGAACCTGCTCGCCGAGGCAGGCCGGGTTTCCGCCTTCGCCGGTGTGGCGGCTGTGACTCCGGACCGGGCCAGGGTCACCGGGCGCATCCGCGACGCAGCCACCGACAACTGGAACGACAAGGTGGCCGCGGACCGCTTCGAGGCCAAGGGCGGTCGGCTCGTACGAGGGACCGGCCGCCTCGCGGGACCGCGCCGGGTGATGGTCGGCGACCGCACGTTCGAGGCCCGGCGCGGCGTCGTGCTCGTCACCGGTACCCGGCCCCGGATCCCATCGGCGCCGGGTCTGGCGGGAACGCCGTACTGGACCAACCGGGACGCCATGGCGGCCAAGGAACTGCCCGCATCCATGGTCGTACTCGGCGGGGGTGCCATAGGCGTCGAACTCGCCCAGGTCTTCGCCCGCTTCACGTGCGCGGTCACGGTGATCGAGGGGCAGGACCGGCTGCTGAGTGCCGAACGGCTGCTGGAGATCGCCGTCCGGGACATCCTCGGGCAGCCCGGTCCCGACGCCGACTACCGGGCGCTGCCCCGCGTCACGTTCACCGATCCGGAGATCGGGGCCGTGGGACTGACCGAGCGACAGGCGCGAGCGCAGGGACTGTGCGTGCGCACCAGCGTGGTGACCGTCGCTTCCTCCACACGCGGCTGGATCCACGGGCCGGGCAACGAGGGGTTCATCAAGCTGGTCGCGGACGCCGACCGGGGCGTGCTGGTCGGGGCGACCTCGGCGGGGCCGGCGGGCGGGGAGGTGTTGTACGGGCTGAACGTGGCCGTCCATGCGGAGGTACCCGTCGCCCGGCTTCAGCACATGATCTACACCTGTCCCGCCTTCCACCGGACGATCGAGGCGGCCCTGGGAGCCCTCCGCTGA
- a CDS encoding amidohydrolase, which translates to MPVGGLVPRATDNAADLVVRNAKIHTSDPVRPQAEAIAIRDGVITVVGDDNDIAPHVGPDTRVVDACGRRMVPGLNDAHLHVIRGGLNYVLELRWDGVPTLRQGLTMLREQAARTPKGQWVRVVGGWSAEQFAERRLPTVAELNAAAPDTPVFVLHLYHSAVLNRAALKAAGFTRDTPDPKGGQIVRGRDGEPTGMLLAAPSALILYSTLAKAPVLEGEDRKTSTRHFLRELNRFGLTSAIDAAGGFQNFPDNYSTVTELAKAGQLSLRIAYHLFPQTAGQEIDDLTRWIEMARPEDGDEWLRLNGAGENLTWAAADFENFAEPRPHLADYEAEFEKAVRLLMENGWGFRLHATYDETIRRDLAVFEKLAAEGLFPAGNRWLFDHAETVSSDSLDRIAALGGAMSVQNRLSFQGEAFVRRYGPGAAADAPPIRAMLERGLTVGAGTDATRVSTYNPWVALHWLITGRTVGDLVVRPPHNRVDRRTALAMFTEAGAALTGEEGLKGVLRPGFLGDLAVLSEDYFTVPEPEIAHIESLLTVVGGRIVYAAGQYEGLDEELPPVSPEWSPVAHFGGYQATPRTGLSGARQAELLGQAVAESEQHRQWRARRGLTPESASTFFDPCFSL; encoded by the coding sequence ATGCCGGTCGGTGGGCTGGTTCCCCGCGCCACCGACAACGCCGCGGACCTGGTCGTCCGCAACGCGAAGATCCACACCTCGGACCCGGTCCGCCCGCAGGCCGAGGCGATCGCCATCCGCGACGGTGTCATCACGGTCGTCGGCGACGACAACGACATCGCCCCCCATGTCGGCCCGGACACGAGGGTGGTCGACGCCTGCGGCCGCCGGATGGTCCCGGGCCTCAACGACGCGCATCTGCACGTCATCCGAGGCGGGCTCAACTACGTACTGGAACTGCGCTGGGACGGTGTCCCCACGCTGCGCCAGGGCCTGACGATGCTGCGTGAGCAGGCAGCCCGTACGCCCAAGGGCCAGTGGGTACGGGTGGTGGGCGGATGGTCGGCCGAGCAGTTCGCCGAGCGGCGGCTGCCGACCGTCGCCGAACTGAACGCCGCCGCACCGGACACCCCGGTGTTCGTCCTGCACCTCTACCATTCGGCGGTGCTCAACCGGGCCGCGCTCAAGGCCGCCGGATTCACCCGGGACACGCCCGATCCCAAGGGCGGCCAGATTGTGCGGGGGCGGGACGGCGAGCCCACGGGCATGCTGCTGGCCGCCCCCAGCGCCCTCATCCTCTACTCGACCCTGGCCAAGGCCCCGGTGCTGGAAGGAGAGGACAGGAAGACCTCCACCCGTCACTTCCTGCGGGAACTGAACAGGTTCGGTCTCACGTCGGCGATCGACGCGGCCGGAGGATTCCAGAATTTCCCCGACAACTACAGCACGGTCACCGAACTGGCGAAGGCCGGACAGCTGTCGCTGCGCATCGCCTATCACCTCTTCCCGCAGACCGCCGGCCAGGAAATCGACGATCTCACCCGCTGGATCGAAATGGCCCGCCCCGAGGACGGGGACGAATGGCTGCGTCTCAACGGGGCGGGCGAGAATCTGACCTGGGCGGCGGCGGATTTCGAGAACTTCGCCGAGCCACGGCCGCACCTCGCCGACTATGAAGCGGAATTCGAGAAGGCCGTACGTCTGCTCATGGAGAACGGCTGGGGTTTTAGGCTGCACGCCACCTATGACGAGACCATCCGCCGGGACCTGGCGGTGTTCGAGAAGCTCGCCGCGGAAGGCCTCTTCCCGGCCGGCAACCGATGGCTGTTCGACCATGCGGAGACCGTCTCCTCGGACAGCCTGGACCGCATCGCCGCCCTCGGTGGCGCCATGTCCGTGCAGAACCGGCTGTCCTTCCAGGGCGAGGCTTTCGTACGCCGCTACGGTCCCGGAGCCGCCGCGGACGCCCCGCCGATCCGGGCCATGCTGGAGCGCGGCCTGACCGTCGGCGCAGGCACCGACGCAACCCGGGTCTCCACCTACAACCCGTGGGTCGCCCTGCACTGGCTGATCACCGGCCGCACCGTGGGGGACCTGGTCGTCCGCCCGCCGCACAATCGGGTCGACCGCCGCACCGCGCTGGCGATGTTCACCGAGGCAGGTGCCGCGCTGACCGGGGAGGAGGGCCTCAAGGGCGTCCTGCGCCCGGGCTTCCTCGGTGACCTGGCGGTCCTGTCCGAGGACTACTTCACTGTGCCGGAGCCGGAGATCGCGCACATCGAGTCGCTGTTGACGGTGGTCGGCGGCCGGATCGTCTACGCCGCCGGCCAGTACGAGGGCTTGGACGAAGAACTGCCGCCGGTCAGCCCCGAGTGGAGCCCGGTGGCGCACTTCGGCGGTTACCAGGCCACGCCCAGAACGGGCCTGTCGGGCGCCCGCCAGGCCGAGCTGCTCGGCCAGGCCGTCGCCGAGTCGGAGCAGCACCGCCAGTGGCGTGCCCGCCGCGGCCTCACCCCCGAGTCCGCGAGCACGTTCTTCGACCCCTGCTTCTCCCTCTGA